The sequence below is a genomic window from Maylandia zebra isolate NMK-2024a linkage group LG18, Mzebra_GT3a, whole genome shotgun sequence.
ACGGTGATGTTATCAGGGCAGCCACGATAGAAAGACTGTAGGACGATGCTCTTGGCACCAAAGTGAGGCTCGTCCAGGCGCTCGCGGACAAAGCGCACTGCCTCCTCGTTACTGAAGGCATCCCACAGGCCATCAGAGGCCAGGATCATGAACTCTGGCTGCAGTTTGtccaggtcaaaggtcattatGTCGGGGTCGGGAATGACTACGTTAAGGTTCTTCAGTGGGTAATCCCCGAGGGAGCGGGACATAGCGAGGATTCCCTGGACTCTCCACGATCCATTAAAACTGATGAAGCCTCCTAAAAgtaaaaagagtaaaaattcaaatttaaagTTTAAGAAATAAGTTTAATCACAACCTATTTCTAACACTGCATTAAATTTAACTCAGTGATTTCCCAGAACAGACCAACAGATGGCGACAAAGGACCCCATAGCAACAGCAGGTACACAATGCCTAAGCTTTACATTACACTCTTATACTCATTATTTACCTGCCCTCTTGATTCTCTTGCGCTCTTTAAGCTGATACGGCTTGTGGTCATGTGATAGGGCGACAGCATTCCCATCTTTGTCACACAACACACCACGCGAGTCTCCAACGTTGGCCACTGTGAGCTCTCTATCTGACAGCAGCGCCATCAGACATGTCGTTCCTGTGTGGGAAATTCAaagagaagacaaaaacaaaaatccaaacacTAATCATTAGTGATTTTTGTACTGTAACCagctacaagttaaaaaaaaaacatctttgtgATCTTATATTATCctttaacttttttattttaatcacaccacaaaatataacaaatcatttttatgcCAGATTAACAGTAATACTTAAAActagattttgttttgtttatgctGGCTTTTGAGAACGTAACTCATGACTTCAGATAGCTCCAAATATTTGATTAGGCAAATTTTTTTATTCCAGCTGCCCCTACTGATGCAAAACTCAAGGGATTTGTTTTGCTGCTTCACAAACCTGTGCACCACTACACTACAGCAATGCACACAGTCGATATGTTTCAAGTATggggtgttttttgttgttgtttttaagatttattttttgtattttccctATATTGTACAATGTAGAGGGGTGGACAGAAAAGCAGGAAGAGGATGGGGGGATGACTTGCAGCAAACGCCACTCATCCCAGTGAGCTATAGCAGCACCTTTCCTGTAATGAATTTATTTTCACACTACCacagagggctttcagaggataaaacttaaattacaccttaaAGAATATGCTCGATGACATGTATGAATGtgagctttaaaataaataaataaaacataaataaaacagagttTTCCATAATAAAGTTGCTAACCTGTGAGTCAATACTAGATCAAGCTCaattattaaaattaattttatagAGACACCATTGTGCCAGTGGCCAGTCATTAACTGTATCTTCACTATCCTGAGGAGATGATGTGGCAGACTgtcaccaaaaaaaaacaaaacatcaatgatGAAAAATAATAGTAGGTCAAAAATATGAGGAAACTGTTTCAAATGCCACCAACCGATCAATCTGAACTGTTTCTCTGAAACATCAGCGTAAATCTGGATCAGCATAGTGTTACACAACCATCTCACTCTTCTAATTCAGCCAGCGTTTCGAGTGGGCTGTAGAAGGACTCGGTCAGAGACGTAAATGTCAGGTGGGAGTACGGAGATGAGAGGGTATAAGACAGGAAATTGTGAGGATTTTCTTTCATAGGTGAGGTTCTGCAATGCAACCGAGTCCCTTAAGAGGAGAGAGCGTGAAAATGAGAGTACTCGAAAGCATCGTTCTTAACATGCCAACTTTCACGCAAACAGCCAGCTTTATTTTAAAGTGCACTAAAGGAATACTCTTGACACTTCTTGGCAAAAGTGCTTGCACAGTGTGTTTACAAGACATGTGAGACGTGCTTCCTCTATTTGTGGCAATTTTAGTTTCAAAGtttcccccacacacacactgaccacatatctttttttccccatttccttccaccctcctcctcctcctcctcctcctccttctgacctGCTTCATCGTGGTTTGCAGAGAGCTTGTCCAGCATGTCACGATCCACAGCCAGGATGCGCTGCTCGAGAATGCTGGCGTACGAGAGAGcgctctctcttttctctctctcaaagGCCTGCAGCTGCTGCTTCAGGGACTCGGGCAGGTGGGCCTTCACATAGTCAGCTGCAGCCTAAGACGTCAGAAGGGGAAGAAGGGAGGCACAGAGAGGATTAGACACAGGACAGTGCCTGTGATCATAACAAATAAGTAGAAAGAAATAGCAAACAGATGTTTCCTTAAACTGGTGCTGCCCAAAACAGagccaaaaataaacaaatactgaAAAGTGGTCAGCAGTCAAACTCTTTTTATTTAATGCCTGCTAGATTTGTATATTGGATATACTGTTTATAAATGTAATGTTGATTTCTGGTGACTTTTCATATAACTTTTGGTGCCGTAATATATGGATAGATTTCATCGTGTTGAATAAATACAATGTTCCCCAGCTTtgaaagacagaataaataagGTTATGATTCAGATTATTTTTTATGTCTCGCCAGGCAACACAACTTTAATTTAGAGGAGTGCTTTAACACCAGGTGTTCAGAGCTGAATTATTGAGcaacctcctcctcttccagcccactcctccacctcctcccttcACATATCTGCTTCCACCCTCGTTTTCTCCGCCAAGATTTCCATTATGCTAATGCTGTCAAATCAAATCTAAAAACGGGAGCATTTTACACCATCTTGATGTCCCTGCATTCATATTTCAGATTCACAGCTCCTACGAAACGAGGACACTTTGTGCCCTTCAGTCCACGCGCTTTCATTTTGCTCCCTTCTGACGTGAtgcagtaataaaaaataatactcGGGTTTATCAGGTTTATCCATGAGCGCAGTTGACATTTGAACCGTGATATTGCTCAAAATATTTACCATGAAGTATATGGAATGTCTAATTATGTCTAATTATCAGGAGGGACAAATCAAGTCCCTGTCTGCTTCCTGTGCTCAATGATCTATTTAATGGAGGAGAAGCACTGAGGGAGGCTGGATCAGGGAAAGAGCTTCAAGTGTAAATTTCCATTTGCAGTAAATAGCAGGAAATGCCAGACTGAGTGCAGTTACAAACCTCACGAAGGGCTCCAATATTTTACAGCCTTTACATTTAATCAGCTAATGTAAAATATCATCTAAGCCCCATTTAAAGTGAAAATACAGATTATGGATCTTGATTTCTTATTAACTGTGCTGTTTTATTAAATTCTACTTCTTCCCAGAGCCAGCATGCAGGATTGAATTTTAGTTTGTACAGCAAAGTAACGTGAAAGCCCGTTTAAGGTGTAAACTAGTCAAAGCAAATAGTCTCTTCCCCTGTAAGGCAAGTTAAAAATGAAGCAGCAGCTTGTGCTGACTTTTATATTTCAAGGCCACAATTTGTGCCTtgatagaaaataaaaactgcagagaaaaaacacagaatgtTTGAGGAATGTAGCGCATATTTTCAGAGCCAGGACACCCTGCACTCAGAGACGGCCTGTTCTATCTGCCCATATTTGGCTTGGCAGTATGGCTTCTTTCAATATTGGTGATGTGTGAGGGTTTGTGTGTGCTTCCAAATGCAcgaaagtgcaaaaaaaaaaaaagatcagcagCAAACAAATGTCACTTCCTACAGTTTGTGCCTGCATATCATTAGCATTGAGGGTCCCACGTAGTTTGTTTTTACCAGAGCCTAGTTTTTATACTGGGAATTGTGGTTACTGTGTTTGCATGTTACAGCATGTGTTCTGTGCACTGATGCTAATGACCCTAAAGCAGCTGAGGTCGATGTCAAAGCAACCCAATACAAGTCCAAAGCCTTTGTGACTACTGATAAAAAGAAGGGGGGCAAACCTGAGTAAAACACATATAAACAAACCAGACAGAACAACACAAATCTGACTTGTGAACTACAGAAAATAAAGggagcaaagaaaaacagtaGACACTGAGTGTGAAAAGGAGAAAGAGGGTGCAAGATCGGGAAttagaggaaagaaaaatatttgtttacacagtggaaagagacagaaaggcTAAACACAGTCTGTTTGTTTACCTCCCTGTGACTGAACACATCCGGACGCCAACAGTTACAGCATTTCTGGGAGCTAACAAACTAATGCCTGTTTCCTTAAGACAGAAAATTAATTGCCTGTGTCTAATGAATCCCTTAAGATGTGCTTAAAAGAGAGGATAGACTGGATGTAATCACTAACTCTTCTGATTTACTGTTTCAGACAGTTTTAAGCAAAAATCCCAGTTTCACTGTTTCAAGTCAAATGTGAACTACAGTTTGTTTTCTTGGCCTGTTAATGATACTAAACTGGATATTTAAAAGCTCTGAAGCGAAATAAGTTAGAttaagaaatgaaaaaacattttcacaactccttaattttcaaaataaaaataaaaactgatatatttattaagaaaacagtaacactttataatacgTCTTAGCCCATATTTCCTCAGAtgtggaatttgaatgaaatttgTTCTGAAATTAGGGTGCaattttattaggtacaccagAATAAAGGGCTAAAACTCAAGTTTTGCTTTATACGTATGCAATTTAAACTTTTTGATATGTTTTATGGTGACCCCAATGAAAGCAAGAAGCTGAAACATGAACATTAAAGCTGTTCTTAACACTACAAGTGCTGCTCGAGCTTATTTCTCATAGGGCAAGGTTAAATACTCCATAATAGGACCCAAGACCATAAAAAAGGTGCAGTTACAACATTAGACAGGAGGTTAAACCACTCTTTAACACAGCCCACACACCTTAAAGTAGAatctatttattattattcaagATGGGGAGTTTAAGGTACTCCACAATACAACTGCCACCTCTAAAAGTAAATTATACTTATGATGTCAGAAAGGGGTTTAGGCCACTCTACAATACAGCCCATGGCCCTAAAGGTGGGGCATATTTACATTGTAAAACTGTAAGATTAAGCTACTTCATAAAATGGCCCACAAGTACATGTAAAGTACTTCAACTTACTCACTAACCTAAAAGTACTTACAGTAGAATTGCTACCCTTTTAATCACATGTAGGTTTCTTATAAGTATTTGCAGGTAAATAAAAATTCACCCAAATTTCATCCAgtttcaaaaataaatgtaaagtttCAAGTTAAATCTGGAGGAATTACAAGCCAAGTCATGGACTGTATCATAAAGTGCAACAGATAATACATATGTGGAAAATATTCCAAATTAGAAATAAGATTTATGACTCAGGCTCGTTCCTATTTGCTCTACGGGAACAGCAGACCATTTTTATTGAGCATATACTGCATTTAGGGACAAAACTTCCTTTTTTCCATACTTTTATAGCTGCATGGCACTCTTATTCTTAGACGTTATCACTGAGTGAAATATGCAACAATATGTCCTGTACTGGGAGCTCTGACAGTGGTGATGGTGTGACAGATGGCGCAGGACATTTGCTCTTCAGGCAATCCTGAGAAACAACTGACCCTTGATAACACGGGGActggagcacacacacacgcacatacacacaca
It includes:
- the ppm1la gene encoding protein phosphatase 1L is translated as MIGDTMTLLSLLGRIMRYFLLRPETLFLLCISLALWSYFFHTDEVKTIVKSSRDAVKMVKGKVAEMMQNDRLGGLSVLDAEFSKTWEFKNNNVAVYSIQGRRDHMEDRFEVLTDITNKSHPSIFGIFDGHGGEAAADYVKAHLPESLKQQLQAFEREKRESALSYASILEQRILAVDRDMLDKLSANHDEAGTTCLMALLSDRELTVANVGDSRGVLCDKDGNAVALSHDHKPYQLKERKRIKRAGGFISFNGSWRVQGILAMSRSLGDYPLKNLNVVIPDPDIMTFDLDKLQPEFMILASDGLWDAFSNEEAVRFVRERLDEPHFGAKSIVLQSFYRGCPDNITVMVVKFKSGAGGNSKAGE